The sequence below is a genomic window from Campylobacter ornithocola.
GATAAAGCTTGTTTTGATGTTTTATATACACACAATGAAAATTCAAAAAATTATAAAAATCTTGTAGCTAAAAATCTACATGAACTTATTTTTAAAAATGGAAAATTAGTTTATAAGCTTCCTAGCTTGAAAAATATTCAAGATTATCATAAAAAAAGCATTGATAGTTTAAATTTTAGACTAAAAAAGCTTCAAAATCCAAGTGTTTATAAAGTAAAAATTTCTAAAAAGTTAAAAAATTTACAAAAAAAAATTTAGAAAGAAACTAGTCTTTCTTTCTAAGCTTTACCTCATCTTCTACTTCAAGTAAAAATCTTTCTACAAGTTCATTTTCTTTTAATTTTGCCACCACTTCACCATGTCTTATAACCAAACCTTGATTTTTCCCAAAAGCAATAGCCACATCAGCACCCTTAGCTTCACCCAAGGCATTTACTACACAACCCATAACACTTATATTTAATGGTTCTTTTATATGTTTAGTTTTTTCTTCTACTATTTTAATTGCTTTAATCAAATCACTTTGAATTCTTCCACAAGTTGGACATGAGATGATATTTACTCCACTCTTTTGCACTCCACTATCTTGCAAAATAGCCCTTGCCACTCTAATCTCTTCTTCAAGTTCCCCTGTCATAGAAACTCTCAAGGTATCTCCTATACCCTTTAAAAGTAAATTTCCTAAAGCAATTGAGCTTTTAACTGTGCTATGAAATTTAGTTCCTGCTTCAGTAACCCCCAAATGAAATGGATAGTCACAAAGTGGTCTTAAAGCCTCATAAGCCTTTATAGTATTTTGTACATCTGAAGTTTTCATAGAAATTTTAATATCAAAAAAGTCTAAATCTTCCAATAATTTTATATTATATAAAGCACTCTCAAGCATAGCCTGAATGTTATAGCCATATTTATTGCTAAATTGCTTTTCTATGGAACCATGGTTTACGCCTATTCTAATAGGAATTTGTCTTTGCTTGCAAACTTGCACTACTTCTTTGATATTTTCCTTTGAGCCTATATTGCCAGGATTAATTCTCACCCCATCAATAAATTCAGCACAAAAAACCGCCAACTTGTGATTAAAATGTATATCTACTATTAAAGGCAAGGGACTTTTTGCTTTGATTTCTTTTAAAGCTCTTGCATCCACCATATCCAAACATGCTAAACGTACTATATTTGCACCCGCAAAATAAAGCCTGTTAAGCTGCTCTAAACAACCTTCAATATCCCTTGTTTTAGTAAAAAGCATGGATTGCACCGAGATAGGAGCATCACCACCTATTAAAACATCACCTACTTTTATTTGCCTTGTTTTGTATCTTTGATATTCCATTGTAATCCCACTTTTTTATCTTATTGTATACTTTTTTGACTTTGTAAAAATTAAAATCAATTAAAATCAACTGGATCTATATCACAAGTAATATTTTTAAAATTTAAGGCAAAGTGCTCAAATTTTACAAGTTCTTGGTGAGTATCAGCACGCAATAATACATAAAAACGCCATTTTTTATTTAACATTTCAATGCCACAAGCACCGTGTCCTACTAATTGCACTTGTTTTAATTCTTGAACTTTATTAGCTATAAATTCACACAAATTTAAAGCTTTATTTTTATCCTCATCTTCAATAATTAGCCTTAAAAGTCTTTTAAATGGAGGATAAAGCCCATTTCTAGTGTTTAATTCATCCTTCAAAAAGCTATCATAATCTTGTATATATTTTTCAAAAAAAGATCTATTCTTAGTTTGCAAAAGCACCCTACCTTCACCCTTACGACCTGCACGACCTGCTACTTGCATAGCAAGAGCCAAAGTCTCTTCTAAGGCTTTAAAATTAGGTCTAAATAAATACTCATCAAGACCCAAAATCACACTTAAATCTACATTGTGATAATCATGCCCTTTAGCAAGCATAGAAGTACCTACTAAAATATCAATTTTTTCTTGATTAAAATCTTTTAAAATCATATCAAGCTTTTTTATACTACCAACCTCATCACTATCAAATCTTTTTATAATAGGTTTAAATTCAACCAACTCTTTTTCCAAAAGCTCACAAAGTTCTGCTGTACCCATTTTTTTAGCTTCAAGCATAACTCCATTGCAAGTTGGGCAGGTTTGATCTATTTCTTTAGTAAAATTACAATAATGACATTTTAATGCATTTTTATTTTTATGCAAACTCAAAGCAATAGAACAAAAAGGGCATTTGATAGTATTAGCACATTCTTTACATAAAATTTGTCTAAAATTTGCCCTTGTAGGTAAAAATACCACAGCCTGTTTTTTACTTCTTAAGCTAATTTTTAATTCTAAAAGTAATTTTGATGAAACACTAAGCTCACTCTCATCATATAAAAACTGCTTTTTACTTTCAAAAAAAGTTCCTTTTAGTCTAAAACAAGGATGTTTATAAAAACTTACAACGCTTGGAGTGGCTGAACCTAAAAGAACTTTTATATGCATTTTTTTTGCTATAAATAAAGCTAAATCTCTTGCATTGATTTTTGGATTATTAGAAGCTTTATAAGAATTATCATGCTCTTCGTCTATAATAATCAAGCCTAAATTTTTAAAAGGTAAAAATAAAGCCGATCTAGCTCCCACTACCAAAAGAGCTTTTGAATTTGCTAAATCTTGTAAACACTCTTGCTTTTTTTTCTTAGTGATTTTAGAATGCCATAAGAAAAAATGCTCACTAAAATACACTTTTAATCTTTTTTGCATTTGTGGAGTTAAAGCAATTTCTGGCATTAAAAGCAAAACTTGCTTTCCTTGCTCTAGATATTCTTTTATCAAGCTAATATAAATTTCAGTTTTACCACTTCCTGTATCACCAAATAACAAGCTCATTTGTTTAGTTTTTATAAATTCCAAAGCTTCTTGTTGATTTTTACTTAAATTAGGTGCTTTTTCTATATGAATTTTTTCATTTTTATACTCTTTAATACTTTCAAACATACCTAAAACAAAAGCTATTTTACTAGCATAATAATAAGTAATAAATTGAGCAAGTTCGTATTGGTATTGTGTTAGTTTGAAGCCTGTTTTTTCTTTTATAACTTGGGTTTTAAAATCAGGTTTTGGACATTTTTGTAAAATTATAGCTTTGAGATTTTTTTTTCTTGTAAGATCAACTATTACCTCATCTAAAATTTCAAATTCTTCTTTACTTTCATAAGTTAAGATATCTAAATAATACCCTTTGATAGCAAGTTGATAAAAATTCAAAACCCATAATCCTTACAATTTAAACTCACACATTCTAAAAAAACTTTTTCACTATTATAAGAAAAATCTATGTAATTTTTAGTATTTATGAAAAATCTATATTGAGCATTTGCTATTTTCATCCATGATTTTTTATTTGAAATAATTGGCTTTTCTAAAACACTATAAGTACATTGATTTGCACGATTTTGTAAATTAGAGCAAAAAAATAATTTTTGATTTTCAGTATCAATCAAAGCTTCATCCAAAATTGTTGGAAAATTATTACTTTCTTTAAATAAAAACTGATTTCTAAGCAAAGATAAAGAAGCGTTAATAAGCTCTACTTCACTTTTAACTTGAATGAGTTTAGCATCATTTTTTCCAAAGGAAAAATACGGATAAGCAACCATACTAAGAATAGCAATAATCATCATACAAAAAACAAGCTCTATCAAAGTAAAAGCTTTTTTTGTTTGCATTTATTTTATTTCTTCATCGATAGTATTTATAAGTTTATTAAGTTCTTTTTTTAAAATGTAGTTTTCATAACTCAGTTTTACAAAAGTATTAATAAAATTTGCAAGCTCTATTTTCCCAGTACCTCCAGAAATTAAAGCAATTTCATCTTCAAGATGATTTGCAAATTCATTACTGCAAGTTACAACAAAGTCTTTTGCATAGACATTGATTGTAACTTTCCTTTGATTATTTGCCAAGAACAGCCTCTATTTTCTTGAAAATATCTTCACTTTGAGCATTACGAGATTTTAACTCTTCTTCTAAACGTGCAATTTGATTGCTTTTAGCTTCATTTTGTGCTTTAACACTCACCAATTCATTTCTTAAATTTTCATTCGCTTCACATACTTCATTGTATTTTTCAATCAATTCATTTACTTTGTCTGTCATAGTGTTGATAATTTTTTCATCATACATAATTTTGCCTTTTTGATTTTAATCATAAGAGTATTTTAAACACATAATTGTAACAAAAAAAAATTTAATTTCACATAGCTTTTTATTTTAAAATTTAAATTTTTATGAAAAATTTTGTGTAAAATTAAAAAAATATAAGTTAGGAAATTTTATGTTTAAACTTACTAGCGATTTTAAACCAAGCCCTGATCAAAAACAAGCTATAGATGGTATAGTAAAAAGCATTAAAGCAGGAAATAAATATCAAACCTTACTAGGTGTTACAGGTAGTGGAAAAACTTTTACTATGGCAAACATCATCAAAAATTTAAATATGCCCACACTTATCATGTCGCACAATAAAAGCTTATGTGCACAACTTTATAGCGAATTTAAAGGTTTTTTTGCTAGCAATCATGTGGAATATTTTATAAGTTATTATGATTATTATCAACCTGAAGCTTACATACCAAGAACTGATGTTTTTATAGAAAAAGACAGCTCTACTAATGAAGATTTAGAAAGATTAAGATTAAGCGCAAGTGCTTCTCTTTTAAGTTATGATGATGTTATTTGCATAGCAAGTGTTTCAGCAAATTATGGTTTAGGAAATCCAAGCGAATATGTAGGCATGGTTTTGATCTTAGAGCTTAATATGCAAATAAATCAAAAAGAGCTTTTAAAAAAGCTTGTAGATATGGGCTATAAACGCAATGATAATTTCTTCGACAGGGCTGATTTTAGAGTAAATGGTGATATAGTGGATATATATCCAGCTTATTATGAAGATGAGGCCATTAGACTTGAATTTTTTGGTAATGAACTTGAATCGATGTATCATTACAATGTATTAGAAAACAAAAAAGGTAAAGATCTAAGAAAATTCATACTTTATCCAACTAGTCAATTTAGTGTAGGCGAAACAAGACTCAAAGAAGCTATCAAAGGTATAAAAGCTGAATTAAACGAGCGTCTTGCTTATTTTGAACACGAAAATAAACTCGTAGAAGCACAAAGATTAAAACAAAGAGTAGAATTTGATCTTGAAATGCTCCAAAGCACAGGTATGTGCAAGGGAGTGGAAAACTATGCCCTACATTTAACAGGGCTTAAAAGTGGAGATACACCTTATACACTTTTTGATTATTTTGCTATTAAAAATCAAGATTTTTTGGTAATTATTGATGAATCTCATGTGTCTTTACCGCAATTTCGTGGAATGTTTGCAGGAGATAGAAGTAGAAAGCAAACTTTGGTTGACTATGGTTTTCGCTTGCCAAGCGCCTTAGATAATAGACCTTTGATGTTTGATGAATTTATTAATAAAAATTGCAAATTTTTATTTGTTTCAGCCACGCCTGCACCTTTGGAACTAGAATTAAGCAAAAAAAACATTTTTTATCAAATTATGCGCCCAACAGGACTTTTAGATCCTAAAATAGAAATAAAAGATAGTGATAATCAAGTTGAAATTTTATATGATGAAGCTAAAAAAGTTATAGAACGTAACGAAAGAGTTTTAATCACAGTTCTAACCAAAAAAATGGCCGAAGAACTTAGCAAATACTACTTAGAGCTTGGTTTAAAAGTAAAATACATGCATTCAGAAATTGACGCAATTGAGCGTAATGAAATTATTCGTGGTTTAAGAAGTGGTGCTTTTGATATTTTAATAGGTATTAATCTTTTAAGAGAAGGACTTGATTTACCTGAAGTTTCTCTCATAGCAATTATGGACGCAGACAAAGAGGGTTTTTTAAGAAGTACCACTGCGCTCATTCAAACCATGGGACGTGCGGCTAGAAATGTAAATGGCAAAGTATTGCTTTTTGCCAAAAAAATTACAAAATCTATGCAAGAAGCCATTGATACCACCAACGAAAGAAGAGTCTTGCAAGAAGCTTATAATAAAAGATATAATATCACGCCAACTTCAGTAAAAAGGAATATAGAAGAGAGTTTAAAACAAGATCTTGAACAAGGAGAAATTTATCGCAAAGGAAAAGAACTTGAAAAGATACCTGCAAAAGAGCGTGCCAAAATAGTAAAAGAACTAAGAAAACAAATGTTAGAAGCAGCTAAAAATCTTGAATTTGAAAAAGCAGCAATGCTTAGAGATGAAATTAACAAACTAAGAATTTTATAGGAGAAAAAATGAAAAAAATACTCACACAAATTATTGTCTTTTGTTTCTTATTTATAAGTATATTTTCTATTAATAGGCTTTTGATGCAAAATGGTTTTATTTCACAAAAAATCATACAAAGTAATTTCTATGATATAGTAAAAATGTATTTTTACGGAATTTACCATGATATAAGATTTTTAAGTATTGCTTTTTTACCACTTTTAATTTGTGGATTTCTTGCCTTGATATTTTCCTATCTTAACTATAAAAAAGTAACATTTACGGGGGGGGGTATATAGACTATATGGTATTATTTCAAGTGTTTATATAGCATTTATAGCTATTATAAGTATAATTTTTTCTTTTGCAAAATATTACTACTATGAACTTTATAATGACAAATTTAATATTTTTTTATTTAGTATAAAAAATGATAATATTAGTACTATTTTAGATATCACCTATAATGATTACCCTGTCTTAAAAATTTTACTTTTGGCTTTATTTATTTCTCTATGTTGTGTATTTTTAAATTTAAAAATTTTACATTATAAAATCACTAAAAACAACTATAAAATTCATACCTTATTAATTTTAAATATCATTTTAATTTTTATATACATTTTAGCTCTTAGAGGACCGTTTAAACACGTTGCTATTAATGTTCAAAACTATTCTTTTAGTGAATTCAAAGTTGTAAATGATATTATGCTAAATCCTATAATGGCTTTTGCTTGGGCTCATAAACAATACAAAGAAGAACAAAAAATACCCTCAATTGATGATAACACTGCAAAAGAAATTCAAAGTAAATTGTTTCCTTATATAGACATAAGTCAAAATAACCCTATAGCAGATACTATAAAACCGAGTATCTTTTTAAATATAATGGAAAGTTTTGGTCTAGAAATTGATGAGTATAGTTCTAAAGAAACAAACTTTTTAGGTGAATTAAAACAACATTTTGAGGAAGATTTTTTATTTAAGAGATTTTTATCATCAAGCAATGGAACTATACCTAGTTTGGCAAATTTATTATTTATAAGTCCATTTTCAAATATTTCAACTAGTAAATTTCAAACAATAAAACTACCTCTTACTCCTATTGAAATTTATAAAAAAGCGGGTTATAAGGTTATTTTTATAAGTGCTGGAAATGGATCTTGGCAAAACATAAAAGAATATTTAAAAAAACAAGGAGTAGATGAAATTATAGATGAAAACAGCATAATTAATTCTTACCCTCAAGCCAAAACAACACAAAATGGCTATGGAATATCTGATGAATTTTTATATAAAAAAGCATATGAGATATTACAAGATAATCCCTATAAAACATTAATCATTGCCCTAACAATATCAAATCATCCACCATATTTAGATTATAATATAAAAATCAATCATGATCAAATACCAAATGAGCTATTAAAACTTCTTCCATATGATCATAAAAAACAACTGGCTATATTAAAAGCATATACTTATGCAAACAATGAATTTGGAAAATTTTTAAGCAAAATAAAACAAAGTAAGTTAAAAGATAAAATCATTATAGCCGCTACAGGAGATCATAGGACGAGAGATTTAAAAAATAACCTATATAATACAAAAGCCTTTTCTTATAGTGTTCCTTTTTATTTATATATCCCAAAAGTACTACAATACAATATTAATTATAATAAAAATAGAGTAGGATCGCATAAAGATATATTTCCAACCTTATATAATATAAGCCTTAATAATATAGAATACATTAGCATAGGTGGAAGAAATATGTTAGGCTTAACCAAAAATAAAAAACTAGAATTTGGAATAAACGATGCATTATGGATTGATAATCAAGGTGTGTATACTGCAAACAAGGGATATTTTTTTGAAAGCAACACTTCAATCAAAAACACAAATCAAGAAATCATTTTAGATAAATATCACAAAGAATTTCAAGAATTATATTATAAGTTAAACTGGTGGCAACTTAATAAAAGATTAAACAATTAAATAAGCTAAGATAAACTTAGCTTATTTGTTTGCTCTTTCTATATATTCACCGCGTACAGTATCGACACGGATTACCTCTCCTTCTAATACATGGAAAGGAATTTGCACAACCGCACCTGTTTCCAAAGTAGCTGGTTTTTTATTCGACCCTTGAGTATCACCTTTAAAATTTGGTGCTGTTTCGATGATTTTTAGCTCCATTACTTGAGGTACTTCAACGCCGATTGCTTTTCCATTATGAAATAAAACATCTACCATAGTTCCATCAAGCATCCATTTTTTAGCTTCACCCACATCTTCATCACTAATTGCAACTTGCTCGTAAGTTTGAGTATCCATAAATTGACAATTCTCACCATCATCATATAGATATTGCATTTGTTTTTCTTCTAAATTTGGAGATTCGCATTTATCTCCTGCATGGAAAGTTTTTTCTAAAACCTTGCCATCAATAAAAGATTTAATTTTAATACGTACAAATGCAGGACCTTTACCTGGTTTTACGTGTTGATATTCTACGATTTTAAAAGGAATACCATCAATTTCTATCTTTAAACCTTTTTTTAGATCTCCCATTCCATAAGAAGCCATATATTTTCCTTAATTTTAAAATTAAAAAATAATTGTAACAATTAAGGCTTATAAAAAGCCTTAAATTTCTGCATATTCTGCAAAAATACAAGCATCGATAGCTCTTAATTCTTCAAGTAAAGCTTTTGAAATTTTTGTATCAAGTAAAATTACAGCTAAAGCTTTTCCAAAACCATTTCTACCAAGTCTAAAATCAGCAATATTGACATTATTTTTAGCTAAAATTCCACTAACATTAGCTATAACCCCTGGTATATCATTATTGTTTAAAATAATCATCTTGCCCTTAGGCTTAAAATCTACATCAAAACCATTTAATTCTACTATTCTTTGCTCATTTTCACCAAAAATAGTTCCTGAAATAGAAAGATTAGAATTATCAGTAACTACTTTTATGGTGATTTTATTACTATATCCACTACTTGGTAAAATACGAGAAGAAAGTTCAACACCTTTGTCTTTAGCTACAAAATGTGCGTTAATATAGTTGATATTTTCACCCAAAATTCCTCTTAAAACACTTACTGTTGCAAAAGTTAATAAAGACTCATTATACTCACCAATTTGTCCTTCACTTTCAAGTTTAATAGCCTTAATAGGAGTTTTATCAAGCTGAGCAGCCAAAAAACCCATTTTTGAAATAAGCTCTATATAAGGTGCAACAAAACTTGGTAAATCTTCAGTTTTTATCGGTAAATTTAAAGCATTTGGATAAGAAATTCCTCTTGCAGCATTTAAAGCTTGCTCGCATGCTTGGATAGCAATATTTTCTTGACTTTCTAAAGTATTTGCTCCAAGATGAGAAGTAACAGAAACATTTTCAAAGTCTAAAAATGGATGATTAGTTGCTGGTTCTTTATTAAACACATCAATGCCAAGCCAAGCTATCTTACCACTTTTTAAACCCTCACATAACGCATCTTCATTATAAAGACCACCTCTAGCACAATTTATCAATCTTACACCATCTTTCATTTTGCTAATTTCTTCAAATGAAATCATATCTGTGGTTTCTTTTGTTTTTGGTGTATGTATGGTAATAAAATCACTTTGAGTTAAAATTATTTCTAAAGAATTAACACATTCTATACCTAGATCAGTCATCTTAGAAGCCACTACATAAGGATCATAAGCAATAACTTTCATACCAAAAGCTTTTGCACGTACAGCTACTCTTGAGCCTATATTACCAAAACCTATAACCCCTAAAGTTTTTTTCATAAGCTCTACACCATACCACTTTTCCCTTTCCCATCTTCTTTGTATTTTTAAGAAATTGTGTGCATTTACAAAAGATCTTGCAGAGCATAATAAATGATTCATAGTAAGCTCAACTGCTGCTATAGTATTGGCTGTTGGAACATTCATAACAATAATGCCTTTTTTAGAACATTCATCTATATCAACATTATCAACCCCAACACCTGCTCTAACTAAAGCTTTTAAATTAGAACATGCATTGATAAATTTTAAATCAACATCTGTTGAACTCCTAGTAATAGCTACATCCACATCACTTAATTTTGCTAAAAGCTCATCTTTAGGTAAATGTGCTGCCTCAATAAGCTCTACATCATCAGCTTTTCTTAAAAGCTCCACACCTTTGTCTAATATTGCATCACACACAATAATTTTCTTCATAACCAAACCTCCTTTAATTTTGCATTTATGTTGTAGATTTTTAATTTGTCAATCAGTGCATTTAAAACTTTTTCATTATTTGTATCTAAATAAATTGCAACTTCATCTTTACTTTGCGTTAAAGTGTATTTAATAAAAAAAGAATGTAATGTTTGCTTTAAACAGAACATAGAATAAATATCATTTTTATTCACATCAAGCATATAAAATTTTTGCTTTGGCTTTACTACAGAATCATCCACATTAAAGCTCATATAAAATTCATTTGTTGCTGGAGAAAAATCATTAATTTTAAGATTTGAAAGCTTGTCTTGCCAAGTTTGTGGCAATTCTTTTTTTATCTCATCGAAAGAATACTTAATATTTTGTGAGATAGATAAATTTTCAATATTTACATATCTCACCATAAAAACAAAAACAATAATCAAAGCTAAGCTTAAAAAGCCTAAAATACCATAAAGGGTATATTTTTTCATTTTTTACTATGAAAGTTGATCTTTGATAATATCACCCAAAGTTACTTTATCATTATCATTGATCTCATTTAATGCTTCTCTTTCTTTCATTTTTGCAAGGCTCTTGACGCTCAAACGAATTCTATTTTTCTTTTCGTCAATAAAAACAATCAAAGCTTCTATCGTATCACCTATTTTCAAACTTGAAAAATCTATATTTCCCAAATCTTCTTTATGAATAAGCGCATCAACTTCATCTTCAAGCTCTACAAAAATTCCAAAATCTTTGATATCTCTAATTTTACCCGAAACAATATCATTTACTTGATGTTTTTGTGCATAAACTTGAACTGGGCTTTTTTGTAATTCTTTAGTGCTTAAAGAAATTTTTTGATTTTCCTTGTCCAATTTAATGATTTTAACTTCTACAACATCACCGATTTTATACATATCTTTACATTTATCATTTCTACTCCAAGAAGCATCTTCATTATGTAACAATCCCTCTAAGTTAGCAATTTTTACAAAAGCACCAAAATTAGTCACAGAAGTAATACTGCCTTTTACCACATCACCCACTTTGTGTGATTTTAAAAATTCATCAAAAGGTTTTGCTAATAAATTTTTTAAAGAAACTCTAAGTCTTCTTTCTTTGGCATTAATTTCAATCACTTCAACATCAAGATCTTGCCCTTCGCTTATATAATCTTTTGGATTTTTAGCGTTTTTATCCCAAGAAATTTCACTTATATGTAAAAAGCCTTCTATGTCATTTCCTAAATCTACAAAAGCACCATAAGGCTCGATATTTGAAACTGTAACCTTAATAGTATCCCCGACTTCTAAACCATCTTTGATTTCATCCCAAGGATCAGGCATAGCAAGTTTAATAGACAATGAAAGGTGTTTTTTATCTTTATCATATTTAATCACTTTCACAGGAACTTTATCACCTTCATTATATAATGAGCTAGGATTTACTGGTCCTTTATAAGAAATTTCACTATAATGAACTAAACCATCAACACCACCTACATCAACAAACATACCGTAAGTAGTGATTTTTTTAACAACGCCTTCTATGATTTCTTCTTGATTTAATACATTAGAAATAATTTCTTTGCGTTTTCTTCTTTCTTCATCTACTATTTTCTTTCTAGAAACTACTATACTTTGAGCTTCTTTATCTATTTTAATAATTTTAACTTTAAAAATTTTATTGATGATGTTATTAGAATCTTTAAAATTACTTTGAGATTTTGGCAAGAAAAATTCTACGCCATTT
It includes:
- a CDS encoding 30S ribosomal protein S1, yielding MSEVNKKVQNRLEDIIIEEDFEQMLEESFKSDEEATTQGIIVAIKGNEVFVNVGQKSEGILAVEEIQNEKGEFIFKEGDTLEVAIVGSRGGRSLLSHKKALRKQKVKEFIDNYKDSESIFDVKIIGKNRGGFVAIDENGVEFFLPKSQSNFKDSNNIINKIFKVKIIKIDKEAQSIVVSRKKIVDEERRKRKEIISNVLNQEEIIEGVVKKITTYGMFVDVGGVDGLVHYSEISYKGPVNPSSLYNEGDKVPVKVIKYDKDKKHLSLSIKLAMPDPWDEIKDGLEVGDTIKVTVSNIEPYGAFVDLGNDIEGFLHISEISWDKNAKNPKDYISEGQDLDVEVIEINAKERRLRVSLKNLLAKPFDEFLKSHKVGDVVKGSITSVTNFGAFVKIANLEGLLHNEDASWSRNDKCKDMYKIGDVVEVKIIKLDKENQKISLSTKELQKSPVQVYAQKHQVNDIVSGKIRDIKDFGIFVELEDEVDALIHKEDLGNIDFSSLKIGDTIEALIVFIDEKKNRIRLSVKSLAKMKEREALNEINDNDKVTLGDIIKDQLS